TCATCGATGCGAACAGCGAATGGTGTACCGGGCTACGGCTTCTCGCCGGCACACCAGTACCGAGCGTTATGGCCGATCACATGATCGAAGCGTTTGAGCGCATGCAGGGCGACGAAACGCTGCTTGAGAAACCCACGCTGCGACGCGCGCTGCATGGGCTGCTTGCCGTGCTCTCGGAATTGAAGCTCTCCCTTGCCGAAGCCGATCTGCTGCTGGATCCGGTCGACCCACACGGGCTGCGAGCCTGGGCGCTCGACAAGGTGCGGGACCGGTATGCCGCAAAGGCGCTGATGCGGCTAGAGCGCCTAGCCAATGAGCCGCGGCTCATGAAGGAGTTCGAAGTCGAGACCATTGGCACAGAAAACCGGTTGGCTCCGCTCCTTTCGTCGCCAGCGATGCGAGCGATCGTCGGCTGTCAGATGCTCGATATGGTCGATGTCCTCGATGCTGGTGCCAAGGTGTTTATCAACACCGGCGGGCACGACGCCGCGAGCGAAGCGGCCGGCGACCTCTTGGGCAAGCTCGTCTTGCGCGCCGTGCTCTTTGCCGCAAAACGAAGGCGGACTGCCACGCCGGCACTGGTCATTGCGGACGAGTGCGCCCGCTACGTCAGCCAGGACTGCGAAAGGGCACTCGCAGAGCTCAGGAAATACCGCGTCGGATTGATCCTGGGCTTTCAAACGTTTGCCATGTTGGGCAAGCCCGGCGACCCGGTCCGCGAAGCGATCGAAAAGATACCCGCAACGCGCATGGTGTTCCGATTGAACTCGATGGAAGAAGCCACGGCGCTCGCGCCGGAAGTGATGGAACTCAACCTCGAAATGCCCGTCGAAGTGCTGAGGGCGCCGGCCGTCGTGGGATACGAAGTACGCCGGCTGCAAAGCGCGTCTCAAGGTAGCGCACTTACTCATACCCGCCAGGCGGCGACGACCCAAACCGAAGGCACGGGGACAACGGATACGATAGGTGAGGCGACCGGCGACAGCTACACCTACGGCACCAACCAGGCACGTTCGCACACTCGCTCGGCCACGAACAGTCTCGGGCGAAACTACGGTGCACAATACAGTCAGGGGAAAAGCTCCAGCCAAGCCGAAATGAAGGGAGAATCGCACAGTGAAACAGATAGCAGGTCGGAGACCGTCGGCAGCAATTACAGCCGTTCTAGGTCGGAGGGCGAGTCATCGGGTGAGGTGACGAGCGACACGCACAGCCACAGCCATACGCGAGGCGGTGGTCGCAGCAACCAAACGAGCGCCTCGCGCGGTTCCAATTTCGCGCAAGGCTTCGAGGTCGATGTGGATATTTGGAGATCCGGGGAGCAGCAGTACCGGAGAGCCGTGGGCTGGCCGGGAGATGCCAAGAGCCGCAACGTGCAGGCCGGATATAACGAGAGCACTTCGCAGGGAACAGCAGCCGCGGAGAACTGGAGCGAGTCGGATGCAACGAGCACTGGCCGGTCCACGCAGCAGAGTTGGTCGACGAGCGTTTCAGAAGCGGTAGGCGAGAGCGAAGCTCGGTCTCGCGGCCAAGCCGTACAGCGTGGCCGCTCACGCAGCACGGCTGACACCGTCGGCACATCAGAAACGACCGGCATCTCATTTGGAACAAGCGAACAGCAGGCAGAGGGCGAAGCAGATACCGAAAGCTACGGAAGCTCGCAGGCCTGGGGCACTCACAAGGACCGCAGCCGCAGCCACGCAAGGTCGGTACAAAAATCGATAGGTCAAATGAAGGGTGAAGCCCAGGCGAACGGCACCACGCTATCGCGGGGCTGGTCAGAAACGCTGGCTCCGATCCTAGAGGTCCGACCTACCTCGGTGCATAGTCTGCCGAACGTGACGTACATGGCGGCGCGTACACTGTGCACACTGCCCACCGGCGTTGCCGTGGTGCGGACCATCAGAGGAAACCGGGTCGACGCCGCTGTGGTGCTTATGCCTGAGCGCCGCAGTCCGCCCGTGACCGACCAGCAATATGCTGCCGATCTGTCATTGCTCGTGCCCCGAAGCGAGGTCGGCCTGCCAATGCGGAATGCCGAGCGGGCGATCGAACAACGTCAGAGTGAGCTCATTGAAGAGGCACAGCTGTGCCGGCTCCCTCCACCTGAGCCGGCATCGGCCGCAGAATTTAGAGTGCCCATCAAGAAAGTCACCAAACCTAAGTCCAAGAAAGGAACGAAAGATGATTGAAGAGAAGATTGCGCGAGTGAAAAAGCTCATCGAGCAGCGCGAGGCTATCGATGCCGAGCTCGCTACCTTATTCAACGTTTCGACAGCAAAACGGGGTCGGCCGAGAAAGGATAGTGGGGCAGCCGAGGAGGGGAGGGAAGAGCGGAGCGAAGCCACGCAGAAGCTCCAGACTGACATTCTGTCTCAATCTCGTCCGTCGTAAGCATGGGAGGCAAGCTGCTGCCGGAGCGGAAGCTGTCAAGGGCGGGTGACCCGCCGCGCAGCGGTTCCCTTGATAGCGAAGCAAGGCAGCAATGCTCCCCACAGCTGGAGACAATCCCGGGGTAGAATTGCGTGATGGAAACGCTCTTCGGCAAAAAGCAAAGGGTCAATCGATTCCGACGGACAGACAGTCCACGCAACATGCGATTGACCGAGCGCGACTTGAATCTCATTCGTCACGTCGCCAAGCACCGATTCCTAACGACCGAACAACTGCAGGCCTTGGATGGCGGAAGCCAGCAAAACGTTAGCCGAGCTCTGCGAGCCCTTTATGACCACGGCTATCTCGACCGTCCCGGCGCACAAATTGCGTCAATAGTGCTCGATGGCCCCAAGCCCACGGTGCACGCGCTCGGTAAGCGTGGCGCTCAAGCGCTTCGCGAGCGCGGCCATAAGACAAGTAGCGACGTGGACTGGACCGAAAAAAACAAGCGAGCTGGCGCGGTGTTCATTGAACACACGCTCGAAAGAGCGTCATTTATGACCGCAATGGAAATCGGGTGCCGGGAAAAGCCCGGTATTGAGTTGTTGGACGCATCAGCAATTATTGCACAAGCCCCCGAACCTACGCGACGCGCACGCGAGCCACTGCGCTGGGTAGTTGAGCGTCTCGAACGCGGCCGAAAGGAGATATTCTCGGTGGTACCAGACGGCCTATTTGGCTTGTCATTTCCTGACGAAACCGCGTCGTATTTTCTGCTGGAGATCGATCGGGGTACCATTCCTCTCCGCCGCACGGACACGTATGGGACGGCGGCATGGCGAAAGAATATCGAATACAAATTCCGAACCTACTACGAAGGGTGGCGGGCGGACCGCCACATGAAGCAGTTTGGCGTAAAGCAGCTGCGCGTTGTCTGGGTGACGAGCTCGCAGACCCGCCTTGAACACATGCTCGAACTCCAGCGCGACGTTGCGGGCGGAAATGGATCTGCATTTTTCTTGTTCGCGGACAATGACCATTTGCGGTCATCCAATCCGCTTGACCTTGAGTGGGTGAATGGAAAAGGCGAGTTACTCAATCTCGCGGCCTAGGACTTCCTGAGCGTGGTACTAGAAGATTCAAAGTTCCCTGGCCGCCTTGACCAATGGGTCGGGAGAGGTCATTGGGGCTGCCA
The genomic region above belongs to Bradyrhizobium sediminis and contains:
- a CDS encoding helicase HerA domain-containing protein; translated protein: MPFGLDVRALSGHVGIVGGIGGGKSNAMRHIGWQHMETDGALIQIDPHGTHEDSLHRTTIRRAVDTGLYKRQRVCIIDANSEWCTGLRLLAGTPVPSVMADHMIEAFERMQGDETLLEKPTLRRALHGLLAVLSELKLSLAEADLLLDPVDPHGLRAWALDKVRDRYAAKALMRLERLANEPRLMKEFEVETIGTENRLAPLLSSPAMRAIVGCQMLDMVDVLDAGAKVFINTGGHDAASEAAGDLLGKLVLRAVLFAAKRRRTATPALVIADECARYVSQDCERALAELRKYRVGLILGFQTFAMLGKPGDPVREAIEKIPATRMVFRLNSMEEATALAPEVMELNLEMPVEVLRAPAVVGYEVRRLQSASQGSALTHTRQAATTQTEGTGTTDTIGEATGDSYTYGTNQARSHTRSATNSLGRNYGAQYSQGKSSSQAEMKGESHSETDSRSETVGSNYSRSRSEGESSGEVTSDTHSHSHTRGGGRSNQTSASRGSNFAQGFEVDVDIWRSGEQQYRRAVGWPGDAKSRNVQAGYNESTSQGTAAAENWSESDATSTGRSTQQSWSTSVSEAVGESEARSRGQAVQRGRSRSTADTVGTSETTGISFGTSEQQAEGEADTESYGSSQAWGTHKDRSRSHARSVQKSIGQMKGEAQANGTTLSRGWSETLAPILEVRPTSVHSLPNVTYMAARTLCTLPTGVAVVRTIRGNRVDAAVVLMPERRSPPVTDQQYAADLSLLVPRSEVGLPMRNAERAIEQRQSELIEEAQLCRLPPPEPASAAEFRVPIKKVTKPKSKKGTKDD
- a CDS encoding replication-relaxation family protein; this translates as METLFGKKQRVNRFRRTDSPRNMRLTERDLNLIRHVAKHRFLTTEQLQALDGGSQQNVSRALRALYDHGYLDRPGAQIASIVLDGPKPTVHALGKRGAQALRERGHKTSSDVDWTEKNKRAGAVFIEHTLERASFMTAMEIGCREKPGIELLDASAIIAQAPEPTRRAREPLRWVVERLERGRKEIFSVVPDGLFGLSFPDETASYFLLEIDRGTIPLRRTDTYGTAAWRKNIEYKFRTYYEGWRADRHMKQFGVKQLRVVWVTSSQTRLEHMLELQRDVAGGNGSAFFLFADNDHLRSSNPLDLEWVNGKGELLNLAA